One genomic segment of Chromatiales bacterium includes these proteins:
- a CDS encoding cupin domain-containing protein: protein MSRTKPARCSAMYFVVALAFFSGAAHAGGDPGPTVTVAPDDVRLDDWSAAQLAAPIALRELHRTEAASAHLIRLATRESPHAHDRHDLTVVAIRGDTVLHLADRDVALRPGDSAFIPRGVFHWAENVGAGPALAFVVFSPAFDGKDRRPIDVISPARDR from the coding sequence ATGAGCAGGACCAAGCCCGCGCGGTGCAGCGCGATGTACTTCGTTGTGGCGCTGGCGTTTTTTTCTGGCGCCGCGCACGCGGGGGGCGATCCCGGCCCCACGGTGACGGTGGCGCCGGACGACGTCCGGCTCGACGACTGGAGCGCCGCGCAGCTTGCCGCCCCCATTGCCCTTCGCGAGCTGCATCGCACCGAGGCCGCCAGCGCCCACCTGATCCGGCTCGCCACGCGGGAGTCTCCGCATGCGCACGACCGCCACGATCTGACCGTCGTCGCCATTCGCGGCGACACCGTGCTGCATCTGGCCGACCGTGATGTCGCGCTGCGCCCCGGCGACAGCGCATTCATCCCGCGCGGGGTGTTCCACTGGGCCGAAAACGTCGGCGCCGGGCCGGCGCTGGCCTTCGTGGTGTTTTCGCCGGCCTTCGACGGCAAGGACCGCCGCCCGATCGACGTCATCTCGCCGGCGCGGGATCGCTAG
- a CDS encoding cytochrome P460 family protein produces MDNTTTGRGRLATGAVAAAALLLAGAGCNTLTSKSSGESAKADGEITVPTGYAGWPKFVPTVDKDKAGQVREIYINDTGLKAKRGEAFPSGTVSVMEIYTARKDGSGNLQRDAEGRLVKDKLDKVFVMAKGAGWGQALRAGTVATGDWVYSAYQADGTTPATSDFSKCRGCHVPLASDDYIARYSEHFDTRKN; encoded by the coding sequence ATGGACAACACCACGACTGGACGGGGCCGGTTAGCGACGGGTGCCGTTGCCGCGGCGGCGCTGCTGCTGGCGGGCGCGGGCTGCAATACCCTGACGAGCAAATCCTCGGGCGAAAGCGCCAAGGCAGACGGCGAAATCACCGTGCCCACCGGCTACGCCGGCTGGCCGAAATTCGTGCCGACGGTCGACAAGGACAAGGCTGGGCAGGTCCGCGAGATCTATATCAACGACACGGGTCTTAAAGCGAAGCGTGGCGAGGCGTTTCCGTCCGGAACCGTTTCCGTCATGGAGATCTACACCGCGCGCAAGGATGGCTCGGGAAATCTCCAGCGTGACGCCGAGGGGCGGCTGGTCAAGGACAAGCTCGACAAGGTCTTCGTGATGGCCAAGGGCGCGGGCTGGGGCCAGGCGCTGCGGGCCGGCACGGTCGCCACCGGCGACTGGGTGTATTCCGCCTACCAGGCCGATGGCACCACGCCCGCCACCTCGGACTTCAGCAAGTGCCGCGGCTGCCACGTGCCGCTGGCGAGCGACGACTACATCGCCCGCTACTCCGAGCATTTCGACACCCGCAAGAACTGA